In the genome of Oncorhynchus mykiss isolate Arlee chromosome 18, USDA_OmykA_1.1, whole genome shotgun sequence, one region contains:
- the LOC118941057 gene encoding Kruppel-like factor 18: protein MTTFTSNQTLFIMTTSTFTSNQTLFIMTTFTSNQTLFIMTTFTSNQTLFIMTTSAFTSNQTLFIMTTFISNQTLFIMTTFTSNQTLFIMTTFISNQTLFIMTTFTSNQTLLIMTTFTSNQTLFIMTTFTSNQTLFIMTTFTSNQTLFIMTTSTFTSNQSLFIMTTFTSNQTLFIMTTFTSNQTLFIITTFISNQTLCIMTTSTFTSNQSLFIMTTFTSNQTLFIMTTFTSNQTLFIMPTFTSNHTLFIMTTSTFISNQ from the coding sequence ATGACAACCTTTACATCCAATCAGACACTATTCATAATGACAACCTCAACCTTTACATCCAATCAGACACTATTCATAATGACAACCTTTACATCCAATCAGACACTATTCATAATGACAACCTTTACATCCAATCAGACACTATTCATAATGACAACCTCAGCCTTTACATCCAATCAGACACTATTCATAATGACAACCTTTATATCCAATCAGACACTATTCATAATGACAACCTTTACATCCAATCAGACACTATTCATAATGACAACCTTTATATCCAATCAGACACTATTCATAATGACAACCTTTACATCCAATCAGACACTACTCATAATGACAACCTTTACATCCAATCAGACACTATTCATAATGACAACATTTACATCCAATCAGACACTATTCATAATGACAACCTTTACATCCAATCAGACACTATTCATAATGACAACCTCAACATTTACATCCAATCAGTCACTATTCATAATGACAACCTTTACATCCAATCAGACACTATTCATAATGACAACCTTTACATCCAATCAGACACTATTCATAATTACAACCTTTATATCCAATCAGACACTATGCATAATGACAACCTCAACATTTACATCCAATCAGTCACTATTCATAATGACAACCTTTACATCCAATCAGACACTATTCATAATGACAACCTTTACATCCAATCAGACACTATTCATAATGCCAACCTTTACATCCAATCACACACTATTCATAATGACAACCTCAACCTTTATATCCAATCAG